In the genome of Pseudomonas bubulae, one region contains:
- a CDS encoding polysaccharide deacetylase family protein yields the protein MRIALFLWVWLVCAGAVAAPVEPATLDRSTWPEQLTSPALFDVASRAEILAFAHALMVSEALDESALKQRLGLKIINVEAIDALRQRMWQRLLTNYNLAQQSCDQDASFCYYVDDMDSLREQAGKFAIADDSFYVAWAEPGREFHQRYLDEQLRMAALLPQISSEIALLGDQEVNGETMHDRLFLLTFDSGPTQLPGTTDWLTGYLRKQSISGIFFVLGNSLQVRLDKEGALALQALYKGQCVGVQGWEYRSHSHWKDWQDSIARSAALVNQVVPQRYVPLFRPPYGQRRADSGGFFEAQGMRVALWGIDAQDLATSLNGEQSAHRVLTLMLLWRHGVIAFHDTQDKVRTALPWLMNATSQSGLGWESCEALGER from the coding sequence GTGCGCATTGCTCTTTTCTTGTGGGTCTGGCTGGTGTGTGCCGGGGCGGTGGCGGCACCTGTCGAGCCCGCGACGCTGGATCGCAGCACATGGCCCGAACAATTGACCAGCCCGGCCTTGTTCGATGTTGCCTCGCGTGCCGAAATACTCGCTTTTGCCCATGCCTTGATGGTCAGCGAAGCGCTGGATGAAAGCGCCCTGAAACAGCGGTTGGGTCTGAAAATAATCAATGTTGAGGCAATAGATGCTCTGCGCCAGCGGATGTGGCAGCGGTTACTGACCAACTACAACCTGGCGCAGCAAAGTTGCGATCAGGATGCTTCGTTCTGCTATTACGTCGATGACATGGACAGTCTGCGTGAGCAGGCGGGCAAGTTCGCAATCGCCGATGACTCGTTTTATGTGGCCTGGGCCGAGCCCGGCCGTGAGTTTCACCAGCGCTACCTGGATGAGCAATTACGCATGGCGGCGCTGCTCCCGCAAATCAGCAGTGAAATCGCTCTGTTGGGCGACCAGGAAGTCAACGGCGAGACGATGCACGACCGGCTGTTTTTGTTGACCTTCGACAGCGGCCCCACGCAATTGCCGGGCACTACTGACTGGCTGACCGGGTACCTGCGCAAGCAATCCATCAGCGGGATTTTTTTCGTGCTGGGTAACAGCTTGCAGGTGCGTCTCGACAAGGAAGGCGCGCTGGCCTTGCAGGCGCTCTACAAGGGACAGTGTGTGGGCGTGCAGGGCTGGGAGTACCGTTCCCACAGTCACTGGAAAGACTGGCAGGACTCTATTGCGCGTAGCGCCGCCCTGGTCAATCAGGTTGTGCCGCAGCGCTACGTGCCTCTGTTTCGCCCGCCCTACGGGCAGCGCCGGGCCGACAGCGGCGGTTTTTTTGAGGCTCAGGGCATGCGGGTGGCCTTGTGGGGCATCGATGCCCAGGACTTGGCGACGAGCTTGAACGGCGAGCAGTCAGCCCATCGAGTATTGACCCTGATGCTGCTTTGGCGGCATGGGGTGATTGCGTTTCATGACACCCAGGACAAGGTGCGTACGGCATTACCCTGGCTGATGAACGCTACCTCACAAAGTGGATTGGGCTGGGAAAGTTGTGAAGCGCTCGGTGAGCGCTAG
- the yaaA gene encoding peroxide stress protein YaaA has product MLMVISPAKTLDYETPPATARFTQPQYLDHSQELIEQLRELSPQQIGELMHLSDKLSGLNAARFGSWTPAFTPANAKQALLAFKGDVYTGLNAVDFSEADFDYAQSHLRMLSGLYGLLRPLDLMMPYRLEMGTKLANARGKDLYAFWGTHISEWLNQALAEQGDDVLLNLASNEYFSAVKKSALNARIINTEFKDLKNGQHKIISFYAKKARGMMSRFVIKERIDNPEHLKQFDEQGYRFSAEQSKPDLLVFLRDHAPQ; this is encoded by the coding sequence ATGCTGATGGTGATTTCACCCGCTAAAACCCTCGATTATGAAACGCCGCCCGCCACAGCACGTTTCACCCAGCCCCAGTACCTGGACCATTCCCAGGAATTGATCGAACAATTGCGCGAACTGAGCCCGCAACAGATTGGCGAGCTGATGCATTTATCCGACAAGCTGTCGGGCCTCAACGCGGCGCGCTTTGGCAGCTGGACGCCCGCCTTTACCCCCGCCAATGCCAAGCAGGCACTGCTGGCGTTCAAGGGCGATGTCTACACCGGCCTCAATGCCGTGGACTTCAGCGAGGCCGACTTCGACTATGCGCAAAGCCACCTGCGCATGCTCTCGGGGCTCTACGGCCTGCTGCGTCCGCTGGACCTGATGATGCCGTATCGCCTGGAAATGGGCACCAAACTGGCCAACGCACGGGGCAAGGACCTGTACGCGTTCTGGGGCACGCACATCAGCGAATGGCTCAACCAGGCCCTGGCCGAACAAGGCGATGACGTACTGCTCAATCTGGCATCCAACGAATACTTTTCGGCGGTAAAAAAGTCGGCATTGAACGCCCGCATCATCAATACCGAGTTCAAGGACCTGAAAAACGGCCAGCATAAAATCATCAGTTTCTATGCGAAAAAAGCCCGAGGCATGATGAGCCGGTTTGTGATCAAGGAGCGCATCGACAACCCTGAGCACCTCAAGCAGTTTGATGAGCAGGGTTATCGCTTCAGCGCCGAGCAGTCCAAGCCGGATTTGCTGGTGTTTTTGCGCGACCACGCCCCGCAGTGA
- a CDS encoding DMT family transporter, which produces MPLFIAIALSLLAGAAVPLQAGSNARLGVVLGHPFWATVISLLISGLAIALVMLIVKVPRPNLAALLTGPWWIWLGGLAGVFYITVALISVPRLGALNFIMAVVVGQLISSLLIDYFGLLGLPRNTPSLQKLLGVSVVLAGFVIASRG; this is translated from the coding sequence ATGCCACTTTTTATTGCCATTGCCCTGAGCCTGCTGGCGGGTGCTGCGGTGCCCCTGCAAGCGGGCAGTAACGCTCGATTGGGCGTGGTGCTGGGCCATCCCTTTTGGGCCACCGTGATCTCATTACTGATCAGCGGCCTGGCGATTGCGCTGGTAATGCTGATTGTCAAAGTGCCCCGCCCCAATCTCGCGGCCCTGCTCACCGGCCCCTGGTGGATCTGGCTCGGCGGGCTGGCCGGGGTGTTTTACATCACCGTGGCGCTGATCAGCGTGCCGCGCCTGGGGGCGCTGAACTTCATCATGGCGGTGGTGGTGGGCCAGTTGATCAGTTCACTGCTGATCGATTACTTCGGCTTGCTGGGTTTGCCAAGAAACACCCCCAGCCTGCAAAAACTGCTCGGGGTCAGCGTGGTGCTGGCAGGTTTTGTCATCGCTTCACGCGGCTGA
- a CDS encoding LysR substrate-binding domain-containing protein, producing the protein MLLRNIDLNLLVVLDALLTEKHVTRTGVRLHLSQPAISHSLNKLRVLLDDPLLIRQGNEVVLSVMAQNLQAPLKAILGQVETLLGQSIDFVPAESQRTFRLAMSDYGATIVLPKLLVLLREQAPDTSLVIIQDSRLGMLEQIEQGKIDLAVGVFPTMPADICSDVLFEETFTCLLNRRSLPDNGVLDLDSYLARPHLLVSTDGNTQGEVDNVLHARGLQRRVAVNVPHWGTAPGMITDTDLILTVATRTLDNLSFGDSLVALPPPMTIAPFNYVQVWHQRFNEDPAHRWLRDLVRQVSAPSAA; encoded by the coding sequence GTGTTACTGCGTAATATCGATTTGAATCTGCTGGTGGTGCTCGATGCGCTGCTCACGGAAAAACACGTAACCCGCACCGGTGTTCGTTTGCATTTGAGCCAGCCCGCCATCAGCCACTCACTGAACAAACTCAGGGTGCTGCTTGATGACCCGTTGCTGATCCGTCAGGGCAACGAGGTGGTGCTGAGCGTGATGGCGCAAAATCTCCAGGCGCCGCTCAAGGCCATCCTGGGACAGGTCGAAACGCTGCTCGGTCAGTCCATCGACTTTGTGCCGGCAGAATCACAGCGCACCTTTCGCCTGGCCATGTCCGATTACGGCGCGACCATCGTGTTGCCAAAACTGCTGGTGCTGCTGCGCGAGCAAGCACCGGACACTTCGCTGGTGATCATCCAGGACAGCCGCCTGGGCATGCTGGAGCAGATCGAGCAGGGCAAGATCGATCTGGCCGTTGGGGTTTTCCCCACGATGCCAGCAGATATCTGCAGCGATGTATTGTTTGAAGAAACCTTTACCTGCCTGCTCAATCGTCGTTCGCTCCCGGACAATGGCGTGCTCGATCTGGACAGCTATCTGGCGCGCCCGCACCTGCTGGTGTCGACGGATGGCAATACCCAGGGTGAGGTCGATAACGTGTTGCACGCCCGGGGGTTGCAGCGCCGGGTTGCGGTCAATGTGCCGCACTGGGGCACGGCACCGGGGATGATTACCGACACCGACCTGATTCTTACTGTGGCCACCCGTACCCTGGACAATCTGTCATTCGGCGACAGCCTGGTGGCACTGCCGCCTCCCATGACGATAGCGCCGTTCAACTATGTGCAGGTCTGGCATCAGCGTTTCAACGAAGACCCGGCTCATCGCTGGCTGCGGGATCTGGTCAGGCAAGTGAGTGCGCCTTCAGCCGCGTGA
- a CDS encoding DUF4440 domain-containing protein, with protein sequence MSDYKRYFDLVSETHVEIEGWFSGLEPGVLPVLLARFSPQFSMIAPSGNVLDANGVETLFEQLRGARPGLNITLSEFKGIALHPGGAVVSYRELQEEHNGNRTDRRATVVFEKDADGKILWRHLHETFCAA encoded by the coding sequence ATGAGTGACTATAAGCGCTACTTCGACCTGGTAAGCGAAACCCACGTCGAAATTGAAGGCTGGTTTTCCGGTCTGGAACCCGGCGTGCTGCCGGTATTGCTGGCGCGGTTTTCGCCGCAGTTTTCGATGATTGCCCCCAGCGGCAACGTGCTGGACGCCAACGGCGTAGAAACACTGTTTGAACAACTGCGCGGTGCGCGCCCGGGCCTGAACATCACCCTCAGCGAGTTCAAGGGCATTGCCCTGCATCCAGGTGGTGCAGTAGTCAGCTACCGCGAGCTGCAGGAGGAACACAACGGCAACCGCACCGACCGCCGCGCCACCGTGGTATTCGAGAAAGACGCCGACGGCAAGATACTGTGGCGGCATTTGCACGAGACGTTTTGCGCGGCTTGA
- a CDS encoding PhoH family protein, whose translation MDDHGRTPSSNQPILYVLDTNVLIHDPNAMLNFEEHHVAIPMTVLEELDKLKTGKLLVAAECRQAIRLIDQLLGVATPDDVEKGVPIQRGKGAPKGFLSIMMSKRREPNALLPENLNDNIIINQLIDLHAREPQLRVVLVTKDINMRLKARACGIESEDYSTDQLVDDVSMLSRGYHTMTGSFWDRVNKVETRQGHGRTWHQVQMNENLPAVHINEFIIDEQGFVGWIKEVRKDQLLILDMHQEPLLHQEAWGLKPRDIYQGLALFALLDPDIHLVNLSGAAGSGKTILALAAAIEQTMVSKRYRRIICTRSVQGLDQEIGFLPGTEAEKMEPWLGAITDNLEALHMDDENTHGSVDYILSKVPLQFKSLNYIRGRSFQQSLILIDECQNLTPHQMKTIITRAGAGSKVVCLGNLAQIDTPYLSATSSGLTYLTERFKDFPNGVHIALQGVPRSILAEYAESHL comes from the coding sequence ATGGATGATCACGGACGCACTCCTTCTTCCAACCAGCCAATCCTTTATGTACTCGATACCAATGTTCTGATTCACGATCCAAACGCAATGCTTAACTTCGAGGAACACCACGTCGCGATCCCGATGACGGTGCTCGAAGAGCTCGACAAGCTCAAAACCGGCAAATTACTGGTGGCAGCCGAGTGCCGTCAGGCCATTCGCCTCATTGACCAGTTGCTGGGGGTTGCCACCCCCGATGACGTCGAAAAAGGTGTGCCGATCCAGCGCGGCAAAGGCGCACCTAAGGGCTTCCTGTCGATCATGATGAGCAAGCGCCGCGAGCCCAACGCGTTGCTGCCCGAAAACCTCAACGACAACATCATCATCAACCAGTTGATCGACTTGCACGCCCGTGAGCCGCAATTGCGCGTGGTGCTGGTCACCAAAGACATCAACATGCGCCTGAAGGCCCGGGCTTGCGGGATCGAGTCCGAGGATTACAGTACCGACCAGCTGGTTGACGACGTGTCGATGCTCTCGCGCGGCTATCACACCATGACCGGTTCGTTCTGGGACCGCGTCAACAAGGTCGAAACCCGCCAGGGGCATGGCCGTACCTGGCATCAGGTGCAAATGAACGAAAACCTGCCGGCGGTGCATATCAATGAATTCATCATTGATGAGCAGGGCTTTGTCGGCTGGATCAAGGAGGTGCGCAAGGATCAGTTGCTGATCCTCGACATGCATCAGGAACCGCTGCTGCACCAGGAAGCCTGGGGCCTCAAACCGCGGGATATTTACCAGGGGCTGGCGCTGTTTGCTTTGCTCGACCCGGACATTCACCTGGTCAACCTGTCGGGTGCGGCGGGATCGGGCAAGACCATTCTTGCGCTGGCGGCAGCGATTGAACAAACCATGGTCAGCAAACGCTACCGGCGGATTATCTGTACCCGCAGCGTGCAGGGCCTGGACCAGGAAATCGGCTTCTTGCCGGGCACCGAAGCCGAAAAAATGGAGCCTTGGCTGGGTGCCATTACTGACAACCTCGAAGCTCTGCACATGGATGATGAAAATACCCACGGCAGCGTCGACTACATTCTGAGCAAGGTGCCGTTGCAGTTCAAATCCCTGAACTACATCCGCGGTCGCAGTTTCCAGCAGAGCCTGATCCTGATCGATGAGTGCCAGAACCTGACACCGCACCAGATGAAAACCATCATTACCCGTGCCGGTGCCGGTTCCAAAGTGGTGTGCCTGGGTAACCTGGCACAGATCGATACCCCCTACCTGTCGGCCACCAGTTCGGGGCTGACCTACCTGACGGAGCGTTTCAAAGATTTCCCCAACGGTGTGCATATAGCCCTGCAAGGGGTGCCTCGCTCGATTCTGGCGGAATACGCCGAGTCACATTTGTAA
- a CDS encoding multidrug transporter has product MFIGVLLIITWLVLLLRYPAKALPVSLAAVLGLAIVAASVAWLDSREAAQLARLELRIVYDPAQCPADRPLQLTLKNSNDVPLVELGWRIAAYAPGDTVNLADNLYTAPRYRGPGELQAGASWQDCLPMPPLRTGYRPQTLEFRAERLQGSFSN; this is encoded by the coding sequence ATGTTTATCGGCGTTTTACTGATCATCACCTGGCTTGTCCTGTTGTTGCGCTACCCGGCCAAGGCCTTGCCGGTCTCACTGGCTGCCGTACTGGGGCTGGCGATAGTTGCAGCCTCGGTGGCGTGGCTGGACAGCCGTGAGGCGGCACAACTGGCACGTCTGGAACTGCGCATCGTCTATGACCCTGCCCAATGCCCGGCAGACCGACCGCTGCAACTGACCCTGAAAAACAGCAATGACGTACCACTGGTCGAACTTGGCTGGCGCATTGCCGCCTATGCACCGGGCGACACCGTCAATCTTGCCGACAACCTTTACACCGCCCCGCGCTACCGCGGCCCCGGCGAATTGCAAGCAGGGGCAAGCTGGCAGGACTGCTTGCCGATGCCGCCGCTGCGCACGGGTTATCGCCCGCAAACCCTCGAGTTTCGGGCAGAACGCCTGCAAGGCAGTTTTTCCAATTAA
- a CDS encoding DUF1656 domain-containing protein, with translation MPREIAFHGVYMPTMTLMFFIAAGLAWGFDRLFSGYDLYRFFWHPALLRLSLFACLFGAMALTVYR, from the coding sequence ATGCCTCGTGAAATCGCCTTCCACGGCGTCTACATGCCCACCATGACCCTGATGTTTTTTATCGCGGCGGGGTTGGCATGGGGCTTTGACCGACTGTTTTCCGGCTACGACCTGTACCGCTTCTTCTGGCACCCGGCGCTGCTGCGCCTGAGCCTGTTTGCTTGTCTTTTTGGCGCCATGGCGCTCACTGTTTACCGTTGA
- a CDS encoding SDR family oxidoreductase translates to MLRVLITGCSSGIGRVLADAFKVAGHDVWACARKPGDVALLAAAGFAAVQLDVNDPQGLEQLAERLEQAGGGLDVLINNAGFGAMGPLLDGGVEGLQQQFETNVFSIVGVTRALFPALRRNKGLVVNIGSVSGVLVTPFAGAYCASKAAVHALSDALRMELAPFAIGVLEVQPGAIDTSFAKNASAQAEQLIAESSAWWPMRDGIRARARASQDNPTPATAFADAVFKAVMKPKPPMLLRYGNGSRALPLLAALVPAALLEKILMKRFGLNTRA, encoded by the coding sequence ATGCTGCGTGTTTTGATCACCGGTTGTTCCAGCGGTATTGGCCGCGTCCTGGCCGATGCTTTCAAGGTGGCGGGGCATGATGTCTGGGCCTGCGCCCGCAAGCCTGGGGATGTAGCACTATTGGCTGCGGCGGGGTTTGCCGCTGTGCAACTGGACGTCAATGATCCGCAGGGGTTGGAGCAATTGGCCGAGCGCCTGGAGCAGGCAGGCGGCGGGCTGGACGTGCTGATAAACAATGCAGGTTTCGGCGCTATGGGCCCCCTGCTCGATGGCGGCGTCGAGGGCTTGCAGCAGCAGTTTGAAACCAATGTATTTTCCATTGTGGGCGTTACCCGCGCGCTGTTCCCGGCGCTGCGCCGCAACAAGGGGCTGGTGGTCAATATCGGCAGTGTTTCCGGGGTACTGGTCACCCCGTTTGCCGGCGCCTACTGTGCCTCTAAAGCTGCAGTACATGCCTTGAGTGATGCCCTGCGCATGGAGCTGGCGCCTTTTGCCATTGGCGTGCTGGAAGTGCAGCCCGGGGCCATTGATACCAGCTTCGCGAAAAATGCCAGCGCCCAGGCCGAGCAGTTGATTGCCGAGAGCTCCGCCTGGTGGCCCATGCGCGACGGTATTCGCGCCAGGGCCAGGGCCTCACAAGACAATCCCACCCCGGCCACAGCTTTTGCCGACGCAGTATTCAAGGCCGTCATGAAACCCAAGCCACCGATGTTGCTGCGTTACGGTAATGGCAGCCGCGCCTTGCCGCTGCTGGCCGCGCTGGTGCCCGCTGCCCTACTGGAAAAAATCCTGATGAAGCGGTTCGGCCTCAATACCCGTGCCTGA
- a CDS encoding HlyD family secretion protein, producing the protein MKKFFSLLATLLVLALAIWIGRTLWEHYMNTPWTRDGRVRADIINVAADVNGYVVGVPVKDNQLVKKGDVLLEIDPEHYEIMVKQAQSLVASRKATWEMRKVNAHRRADMDSLVISRENRDDASNIADSALADYQHALAQLDAAQLNLKRTKVLATVDGYVTNLNVHRGDYARVGDPKMAVIDQDSFWVYGFFEETKLPHIRVGDKADLQMMSGEVLKGHVESISRGIYDRDNPESRELVADVNPTFNWVRLAQRVPVRIHIDEIPDGFLLAAGTTCTVIVDQGKAE; encoded by the coding sequence ATGAAAAAGTTCTTCAGCCTGCTTGCCACCTTGCTGGTTTTGGCCCTTGCGATATGGATCGGCCGAACCCTGTGGGAACATTACATGAACACCCCGTGGACCCGTGATGGACGGGTGCGGGCCGATATCATCAACGTCGCGGCCGACGTCAACGGCTATGTGGTCGGCGTGCCGGTCAAGGACAACCAGTTGGTGAAAAAGGGCGACGTGCTGCTGGAAATCGACCCTGAGCACTACGAAATCATGGTCAAGCAAGCCCAGTCGCTGGTGGCCTCCCGCAAGGCAACCTGGGAAATGCGCAAGGTCAACGCCCATCGTCGGGCTGACATGGACAGCCTGGTGATTTCCCGCGAGAACCGTGACGACGCCAGCAACATCGCCGACTCGGCCCTGGCCGACTATCAGCACGCCCTGGCGCAGCTGGACGCGGCGCAGCTCAACCTCAAGCGCACCAAGGTCCTGGCCACGGTCGATGGTTACGTGACCAACCTCAATGTGCATCGCGGCGACTATGCGCGGGTGGGTGATCCGAAAATGGCCGTGATCGACCAGGATTCGTTCTGGGTCTATGGCTTCTTTGAAGAAACCAAACTGCCGCATATCCGCGTGGGCGACAAAGCCGACCTGCAAATGATGAGCGGTGAAGTGTTGAAGGGCCACGTTGAAAGCATCTCGCGCGGTATCTACGACCGCGACAACCCCGAAAGCCGTGAGCTGGTGGCTGACGTTAACCCGACGTTCAACTGGGTGCGTCTGGCCCAGCGGGTACCGGTGCGGATCCATATTGACGAGATCCCCGATGGCTTCCTGCTGGCCGCGGGTACGACCTGTACGGTGATCGTGGATCAGGGCAAGGCCGAGTAA
- a CDS encoding MFS transporter has product MAYRNKVALVYLLGFALDLVNMFAASIAYPDISQQLHASVTQLAWIGNAYMLGLILVIVPSVWLTQLFGEKRLIVLSLTLFSVASLCVAQATSIEALIGYRLLQGLGGGLLIPVGQAMAYRHFPIRDRARLTSVILLVALLVPALSPALGGWMIEALTWRWVFYANLPLTLLTLLLAVCWLQPDPPAQPVLPMTYRRIRAGAANMGRLFKSPLLQVAMLTYLFIPGIFIGTQLVSILYLHQLGFSATQTGMLMLPWALASALGITLSRYQFNRLGPKPLLLLGMSVQAAGIALLPQIDSSSIGLPMALYAVMGFGGSLCSSSAQNTAFIDIAPEHMGHASALWNLNRQLSFLLGPALMMALFGTLTAITSTSHAFALCFAIGGALTLVPLVPVLRLDTSRVLALLAP; this is encoded by the coding sequence ATGGCTTACCGCAATAAAGTCGCGCTGGTGTATCTGCTGGGATTTGCCCTGGATCTGGTGAATATGTTCGCAGCCTCGATCGCCTACCCGGATATCAGCCAGCAGCTGCATGCCTCGGTCACACAACTGGCGTGGATTGGCAATGCCTACATGCTTGGCCTGATCCTGGTCATTGTGCCCAGCGTATGGCTAACCCAACTGTTTGGTGAGAAACGCCTGATTGTGCTTTCACTGACATTATTCAGCGTGGCGTCGTTGTGTGTGGCCCAAGCGACCTCAATTGAAGCTCTGATCGGCTACCGCCTGCTGCAGGGGCTGGGGGGCGGGCTGTTGATTCCGGTCGGTCAGGCTATGGCCTATCGGCACTTCCCGATCCGCGACCGGGCCCGACTGACCTCAGTGATTTTGCTGGTGGCGCTGCTAGTGCCCGCACTGTCGCCAGCACTGGGCGGCTGGATGATCGAAGCGCTCACTTGGCGCTGGGTGTTTTATGCCAATCTGCCACTGACCTTGCTTACCCTGCTGCTGGCAGTCTGCTGGCTGCAACCCGACCCGCCTGCGCAGCCCGTATTGCCCATGACTTACAGGCGCATTCGAGCTGGCGCAGCCAATATGGGCCGCCTGTTCAAAAGCCCGTTGCTGCAAGTGGCAATGCTGACCTACCTGTTTATCCCCGGCATTTTCATCGGCACGCAACTGGTGAGTATCTTGTACCTGCACCAACTGGGTTTTAGCGCCACGCAAACCGGCATGCTGATGCTGCCCTGGGCTCTGGCTTCAGCACTGGGCATCACCCTGAGCCGCTACCAGTTCAACCGCCTTGGCCCCAAACCCTTGCTACTGCTGGGCATGAGCGTACAAGCCGCGGGTATTGCGTTACTGCCCCAAATCGATAGCTCCAGCATCGGCTTGCCCATGGCGCTGTACGCCGTGATGGGCTTTGGTGGCAGCCTGTGCAGCAGCAGCGCACAAAACACAGCCTTTATCGATATCGCACCCGAACACATGGGCCACGCCAGTGCACTGTGGAACCTCAACCGCCAATTGAGCTTCCTGCTTGGCCCGGCCTTGATGATGGCCCTGTTCGGTACATTGACCGCAATCACCTCGACGTCCCACGCCTTTGCCCTATGCTTTGCCATCGGGGGTGCATTGACGCTGGTGCCGCTGGTTCCCGTTCTACGCCTTGATACATCCCGCGTGCTGGCCTTGCTCGCACCCTGA
- a CDS encoding LysR family transcriptional regulator: protein MVSLDRFDTFKAVVEAGSLTAAADLLGQTRAVVSFNIKRLEAELGVTLLTRNTRRLALTEAGERFYQRCLSMLEEARLAIDEARSEHTELKGTLRITTTVEYALAKVVPALELFRALHPDLNVQLSTSSTHADLISERFDVALRLGRVLDSSHRAVQLSTFGILPVASPAFVASVVPIDSVHALEQTPWLEHGRVGELTITEVSSGVVRPYQPNPCKARIRADNSSVLQAFALTGQGVAILPDWLIEEDLRTGRLVHLLPEWQLSRQGVYALYPDTRHLPLKVRVFIDFMKAYA from the coding sequence ATGGTCAGCCTCGACCGGTTCGACACCTTCAAGGCCGTGGTCGAAGCAGGCTCCCTTACCGCCGCGGCTGATTTACTGGGGCAAACCCGTGCGGTGGTCAGCTTCAATATCAAGCGTCTAGAGGCTGAGCTGGGCGTGACCCTGCTAACGCGCAACACCCGACGGTTGGCCCTGACTGAGGCGGGTGAGCGCTTTTACCAGCGCTGCCTGAGCATGCTGGAAGAGGCCCGGCTGGCGATTGACGAAGCGCGCAGCGAACACACCGAACTCAAGGGCACGCTGCGCATCACCACCACCGTTGAATATGCCCTGGCCAAGGTGGTGCCGGCGCTGGAGCTCTTCCGTGCCTTGCACCCTGACCTCAACGTCCAGCTGTCGACCTCATCGACCCACGCGGATCTGATCTCCGAGCGTTTTGACGTGGCCTTGCGACTGGGTCGCGTGCTCGACTCCAGCCATCGTGCCGTACAATTGAGCACCTTCGGCATTCTGCCGGTGGCCTCGCCGGCGTTCGTTGCCAGCGTGGTGCCGATAGACAGCGTGCACGCGCTTGAGCAAACGCCGTGGCTGGAGCATGGCCGGGTTGGGGAGTTGACTATTACCGAGGTGAGCAGCGGTGTGGTCCGTCCTTACCAGCCCAACCCCTGCAAGGCGCGCATCAGGGCGGACAATTCATCGGTGTTGCAGGCGTTTGCCCTGACCGGGCAAGGCGTGGCGATCCTGCCCGACTGGCTGATCGAGGAGGATTTGCGCACGGGGCGGCTGGTACATCTGCTGCCCGAATGGCAACTGAGCCGCCAGGGGGTGTACGCGCTCTACCCCGATACACGGCATTTGCCGCTGAAGGTGCGGGTGTTTATCGATTTTATGAAGGCGTATGCATAG